A portion of the Stigmatella aurantiaca DW4/3-1 genome contains these proteins:
- a CDS encoding ABC transporter ATP-binding protein yields the protein MEAKPPALLSVRDLRVEYLTPAGPVCAVDGVSFDIGRGEVLGLAGESGSGKSTVAQALLRILRPPAVISGGQVLFEGEDVLAMNEAQLRQLRWRKISLVFQSAMNSLNPILTIGEQIVDAIQAHQRVKRSDALDRAVALLKLVGIDSSRLTSYPHQLSGGMRQRVVIAIALALEPPLMLMDEPTTALDVVVQKEILHQVSELKEKLGFSILFITHDLSLILEFSTRIAVLYAGKLMEMAPSQELFHAPRHPYTKGLLGSVPSVRGPRKKLVGISGSPPDMRKLPGGCRFHQRCPSAMDRCRSDVPELRELGPDHIEACHLDSPT from the coding sequence ATGGAAGCTAAGCCCCCGGCGTTGCTGTCAGTGCGGGATCTCCGGGTCGAGTACCTGACGCCCGCGGGCCCCGTGTGCGCTGTCGACGGCGTCTCGTTCGACATCGGGCGTGGCGAAGTGCTCGGGCTCGCTGGGGAGTCGGGCAGCGGCAAGTCCACCGTGGCCCAGGCCCTGCTGCGGATCCTCCGTCCTCCCGCCGTGATCTCCGGGGGGCAGGTGCTCTTCGAGGGCGAGGATGTGCTGGCGATGAACGAGGCGCAGTTGCGGCAGCTGCGCTGGCGCAAAATCTCGCTCGTTTTCCAGAGCGCGATGAACTCGCTCAACCCGATCCTGACGATCGGGGAGCAGATCGTGGACGCGATCCAGGCGCACCAGCGCGTGAAGCGTTCCGATGCGCTCGACAGGGCCGTTGCGCTGCTGAAGCTCGTGGGGATCGACAGCTCCCGGTTGACGAGCTACCCGCATCAGCTCTCGGGCGGAATGCGGCAGCGCGTGGTGATCGCGATCGCTTTGGCGCTCGAGCCGCCCCTGATGCTCATGGACGAGCCGACGACCGCGCTCGACGTGGTGGTGCAGAAGGAGATCTTGCACCAGGTCTCGGAGCTCAAGGAGAAGCTTGGGTTCTCGATCCTGTTCATCACGCATGATCTCTCGCTGATCCTCGAGTTCTCCACGCGCATCGCGGTCCTCTACGCGGGCAAGCTCATGGAGATGGCGCCCTCTCAGGAGCTCTTCCATGCGCCCAGGCACCCGTACACCAAGGGGCTGCTGGGCTCGGTTCCCTCGGTCAGAGGGCCGCGCAAGAAGCTTGTCGGCATTTCTGGATCGCCCCCGGACATGCGAAAGCTCCCCGGCGGGTGCCGCTTTCACCAGCGATGCC
- a CDS encoding ABC transporter permease — protein sequence MSSANQAKKQRSGFIWQLLENRKASAGAILILFFVLLGLFGPLLVKGDPSAFVSAPHQPPSSEYLFGTTGQGQDVLVQTIAGARTSLAVGFLTGFAVMVIGAAVGMIAGFFGGWIDSVLSFITNVFLIIPGLPMAVVIAAYLKPGPVTIGVVLIITGWAWNARMLRAQILSLREKDFVLAAIVSGEGRLRIIFREVLPNMTSLLMSGFISATVYAIGAQVGLEFLGIGDVSVVTWGTNLYWAANNAALLTGAWWTVVPTGVCVALIGFALVLVNFAIDEITNPRLRAEGTWTRLLKSHDLEPGLSTPVVRRHGS from the coding sequence ATGTCATCCGCGAATCAGGCGAAGAAGCAGCGCTCGGGGTTCATCTGGCAGCTCCTGGAGAATCGCAAGGCCTCGGCCGGAGCCATCCTGATCCTTTTCTTCGTGCTGCTCGGTCTGTTCGGACCGCTGCTCGTGAAGGGGGATCCATCCGCGTTCGTGAGCGCGCCGCACCAGCCTCCCTCCTCCGAGTATCTCTTCGGGACCACGGGGCAGGGGCAGGATGTGCTCGTCCAGACGATCGCAGGGGCTCGCACGTCGCTGGCCGTGGGGTTCCTGACCGGCTTTGCCGTGATGGTGATTGGCGCGGCCGTCGGGATGATCGCCGGGTTCTTCGGCGGGTGGATCGACAGTGTTCTGTCGTTCATCACCAACGTGTTCCTGATCATCCCCGGACTGCCCATGGCGGTCGTGATCGCGGCCTACCTGAAGCCCGGGCCCGTCACCATTGGCGTCGTGCTCATCATCACGGGGTGGGCATGGAATGCACGCATGCTGCGTGCGCAGATCCTCTCGCTGCGGGAAAAAGACTTCGTCCTGGCCGCGATCGTGAGCGGCGAGGGCCGCCTCCGGATCATCTTCCGGGAGGTCCTCCCCAACATGACGTCGCTCCTGATGAGCGGCTTCATCTCGGCGACGGTCTATGCGATCGGCGCGCAGGTGGGGCTCGAGTTCCTGGGGATTGGCGACGTCAGCGTGGTGACCTGGGGCACGAACCTGTACTGGGCCGCCAACAACGCGGCCTTGTTGACGGGCGCTTGGTGGACCGTCGTTCCCACGGGCGTGTGCGTCGCGCTCATCGGCTTCGCGCTGGTGCTCGTCAACTTCGCGATCGATGAGATCACCAACCCCCGGCTGCGGGCGGAAGGGACATGGACGCGGTTGCTCAAGAGCCATGACTTGGAACCGGGGCTCTCGACCCCCGTGGTGAGGCGCCATGGAAGCTAA
- a CDS encoding ABC transporter permease codes for MRHLLRNLGLYAVAAWASLTLNFLIPRLMPGDPASLMFARFQGQLQPEAIDALRLAFGFTDAPLYQQYFTYVLHLFQGDLGISVAYFPANVTEVIATGLGWTLLLSGIAVIIAFSLGTALGVVATWRRGGWLDSVMPPVLIFLGAFPYFWLAMVLLYALGFVFGIFPLRHAYSDTLAPALSGEFIFSVVQHMVLPVAAIVIASLGGWMLSMRSTMVGVLAEDYITMANAKGLSQKRIMFHYAARNALLPNITGFGMALGFVLSGSLLTEIVFSYPGQGYLLIQAVRNQDYPLMQGIFLTITLAVLAANLLVDVLYVWLDPRTRAR; via the coding sequence GTGCGACATCTCCTGAGAAACCTGGGCTTGTACGCGGTCGCCGCGTGGGCCTCGCTCACACTGAACTTCTTGATCCCGCGCCTCATGCCCGGCGATCCGGCTTCGCTGATGTTCGCCCGCTTCCAGGGGCAGCTTCAGCCCGAGGCCATTGATGCCCTGCGGTTGGCGTTCGGGTTCACGGACGCCCCGCTGTATCAGCAGTACTTCACGTACGTGCTCCACCTGTTCCAGGGCGACCTGGGCATCTCCGTCGCGTACTTCCCCGCGAACGTGACGGAGGTGATCGCCACGGGGCTTGGCTGGACGCTGCTGCTCTCGGGCATCGCGGTCATCATCGCCTTCTCGCTCGGGACGGCGCTGGGCGTGGTCGCCACCTGGCGGCGTGGCGGGTGGCTGGATTCAGTGATGCCGCCGGTGCTGATCTTCCTGGGGGCGTTTCCCTACTTCTGGCTCGCGATGGTGTTGCTCTACGCGCTGGGGTTCGTGTTTGGCATCTTCCCCCTCCGGCATGCCTACAGTGACACGCTCGCACCGGCGTTGAGTGGCGAGTTCATCTTCAGCGTGGTCCAGCACATGGTGTTGCCGGTGGCGGCGATCGTGATCGCGTCGCTCGGGGGCTGGATGCTCAGCATGCGCAGCACGATGGTGGGCGTGCTCGCCGAGGACTACATCACCATGGCGAACGCCAAGGGCCTGTCCCAGAAGCGGATCATGTTCCACTACGCCGCCCGCAATGCGCTCCTGCCGAACATCACGGGCTTCGGAATGGCGCTGGGATTCGTCCTCTCGGGTTCGCTGCTGACCGAAATCGTGTTCTCGTACCCGGGACAGGGCTACCTGCTCATCCAGGCGGTGCGCAACCAGGACTATCCCCTCATGCAGGGCATCTTCCTGACCATCACGTTGGCCGTGCTGGCGGCGAACCTGCTGGTGGACGTCCTTTACGTATGGCTTGATCCCCGGACGCGGGCTCGCTGA
- a CDS encoding ABC transporter substrate-binding protein, whose amino-acid sequence MSRRLLMMCLSLLSLGGLVHCSKSSQEGAQPAPAATPGATPAAAAVKTTALTAAQEQQASWIRNFNPLIAPGTARFPTRAGVYEPLMIFNTLKGEFVPWLAEKHEWSADNKKLTLTLRPGVKWSDGQPFTAKDVAFTFELLKKHKALDFSAVWGFVEGVQAKDDTTVEFTLSRSYVPGLIYIVHQPIVPEHKWKDVADPVIYKNETPVGTGPFTEVKVFQNQIFELGRNPNYWQKGKPAVESIRFPAYPGNDQANLALLTGELDWAGSFVPDIERVYVSKDKENNHFWFPLVGNTTMLYVNTTKKPFNDVRVRKAISMAIDRDQIVKVAMYGYTRPADATALSDAHNRWRNAKALEEGDWTKLDLAKANALLDEAGFKKGEDGMRVGADKKPLSFDVNVVTGWSDWVRAAQIITQNLKQVGFNATLKTYDFSPYFERIQKGEFDLSMGWSSEEPTPYHFYRDLMSSETIRPVGEIAARNWHRYGNKEADALLRAFEGTNDEAEQRKLADQMQVIFVQNAPSIPLFPGPSWGEYNTSRFTNFPNKDNPYAKLTPNSSPENLFVLVEVKPK is encoded by the coding sequence ATGTCACGCCGGCTGCTGATGATGTGCCTGTCCCTGTTGTCGCTCGGGGGCCTCGTTCACTGCTCAAAAAGCTCGCAGGAGGGCGCCCAGCCCGCTCCCGCGGCAACTCCTGGGGCTACCCCCGCCGCCGCCGCAGTGAAGACCACCGCACTCACGGCCGCTCAGGAGCAGCAGGCTTCGTGGATCCGGAATTTCAATCCCTTGATCGCTCCGGGCACCGCGCGCTTTCCGACCCGCGCGGGTGTCTACGAGCCGTTGATGATCTTCAACACGCTCAAGGGCGAGTTCGTGCCTTGGCTGGCCGAGAAGCACGAGTGGAGCGCGGACAACAAGAAGCTCACCTTGACCCTGCGCCCCGGCGTGAAGTGGTCGGATGGCCAACCGTTCACGGCCAAGGACGTGGCCTTCACCTTCGAGCTCCTCAAGAAGCACAAGGCCCTGGATTTTTCGGCGGTGTGGGGCTTCGTCGAAGGGGTGCAGGCCAAGGATGACACGACGGTCGAGTTCACCTTGTCGCGCTCCTACGTGCCCGGCCTCATCTACATCGTCCATCAGCCGATCGTGCCGGAGCACAAGTGGAAGGACGTCGCCGACCCGGTCATCTACAAGAACGAGACGCCCGTGGGCACGGGCCCGTTCACCGAGGTGAAGGTCTTCCAGAATCAGATCTTCGAGCTCGGGCGCAACCCGAACTACTGGCAGAAGGGCAAGCCCGCCGTCGAGAGCATCCGCTTCCCGGCGTACCCGGGCAACGATCAAGCGAACCTCGCGCTGCTCACCGGGGAGCTGGACTGGGCCGGCAGCTTCGTGCCCGACATCGAGCGGGTCTATGTCAGCAAGGACAAGGAGAACAACCACTTCTGGTTCCCGCTCGTGGGCAACACCACGATGCTCTACGTGAACACCACGAAGAAGCCCTTCAATGATGTCCGTGTGCGCAAGGCGATCAGCATGGCGATCGACCGCGATCAGATCGTCAAGGTCGCGATGTACGGCTACACGCGGCCCGCGGACGCGACGGCGCTCAGCGACGCGCACAACCGCTGGCGCAATGCCAAGGCGCTGGAGGAGGGCGATTGGACCAAGCTCGACCTGGCCAAGGCGAACGCACTGCTCGACGAGGCGGGCTTCAAGAAGGGCGAGGACGGCATGCGGGTGGGGGCGGACAAGAAGCCCCTGAGCTTCGATGTCAACGTCGTCACGGGCTGGTCGGACTGGGTTCGCGCCGCGCAGATCATCACGCAGAACCTCAAGCAGGTGGGCTTCAACGCCACCTTGAAGACCTACGACTTCAGCCCTTACTTCGAGCGGATCCAGAAGGGCGAGTTTGACCTGAGCATGGGGTGGTCCTCGGAGGAGCCGACGCCGTATCACTTCTACCGCGACCTCATGTCGAGCGAGACGATCCGGCCGGTTGGCGAGATCGCGGCCCGGAACTGGCACCGCTACGGGAACAAGGAAGCCGACGCGCTCCTGCGGGCGTTCGAGGGCACGAATGACGAGGCGGAGCAGAGGAAGCTCGCCGATCAGATGCAGGTGATCTTCGTGCAGAACGCGCCCTCCATCCCGCTCTTTCCGGGCCCGTCCTGGGGGGAGTACAATACGAGCCGCTTCACGAACTTCCCGAACAAGGACAATCCGTACGCGAAGCTCACGCCCAACAGTTCTCCCGAGAACTTGTTCGTCCTGGTGGAAGTGAAGCCCAAGTAG
- a CDS encoding DUF6265 family protein translates to MSQFGWLAGSWHAEDGTTYLEETWSPPEGDSMIGMFRAVKDGTAGFYELMAIEREGDGIVLRMLHFGPQFTPHEGDGRPMKYALVETAGAQQATFETSSEDRVRRIVYRLQQDRTLHIDLLNQEGTPVEQFTLVR, encoded by the coding sequence GTGAGTCAGTTCGGCTGGCTTGCGGGAAGCTGGCATGCGGAGGATGGCACCACCTATCTCGAAGAGACCTGGAGCCCCCCGGAAGGGGACTCGATGATTGGAATGTTTCGAGCGGTGAAGGACGGAACCGCCGGCTTCTATGAGTTGATGGCCATCGAGCGGGAAGGCGATGGCATCGTCCTGCGGATGTTGCACTTCGGTCCCCAGTTCACGCCCCATGAGGGCGACGGACGCCCCATGAAGTACGCGCTCGTGGAAACAGCCGGAGCCCAGCAGGCCACCTTCGAGACGTCGAGCGAAGACCGGGTGCGACGCATTGTCTACCGCTTGCAGCAAGACCGCACGCTCCACATCGACCTGCTGAACCAGGAGGGCACTCCCGTCGAGCAGTTCACCCTGGTTCGATAA